Within Bdellovibrio bacteriovorus HD100, the genomic segment GTTGAAGCTGTCTTCCATCTGCTGACGCGGATGCGGGCCTTTCAGGAAGGGGCTGTCTTTTTTCTTGTAGCGATCGCCCCAGCAGATTTCATAACCTTCTTCGGTCATCAGGTTTTGCAGTAATTTGAAGTAATCCCCCAGAGGCGTATTCATGTCCACGGATGTGATGGCTGAAAACGGGGCCTGGCTGTTTTTCAAGCCCAGCCACAAACTGGCCGCACGGCCGAGCTTTTTTGAATTCTGCAAAATGCGCACGGGGCCTTCGGTCGGGGGCACCACGCAGCCTTTTTCTGCCACAACGATAACTTCATAGTTTAGCGGGAACTTGGCAAAAAAACCGCGCAGATCGCGCAGGTACGCCGGAAGCATTTCAGGCTGTTCCAAATAAACAATCAGTGAGCAGTGCGGGGTTGACACGGAAGATTCCATCTTTACGATAGTTAACAATGAAATCTCTCAAGGTCACGAACTTCTCTCATGCGGCTTTCTGGGCGGGGCTTTTCCTGCTGGCATTGATCAGTCGTTTTGCTCTTTTGACCAACAAACCCATTCATTTTGACGAAAGCATCAACGGCTGGTTCGTGATGCAGATGTCTAAGCTGGGTTATTACAAGTACGATCCCAACAACTATCACGGTCCGATGTACTTTTATATGCTGCAGGGGTTTGAGTCCCTGTGGGGCCGAAGTCTGGAAACTCTGCGAGCAGTGCCCGCGGTATTCAGCGTGCTCAGTGTGGTTGTTCTGGCCTGGGGGGCGCTTCGTCCCAAGGCTGTGAACATGGTGATGGCAGTACTGGTGCTGCTCAGTCCGGCCTTTGTCTTTTTTGGCCGTTCGGGAATTCATGAAATGCCTTTTGTGTTTTTCCAACTGGTGGCGGGTATGGGAATCTTGCGCTGGATCGGACGTCAGGATGAAAAAGCGCTGGGGCTTTTCCTGATCGGGCTGTGGGGCATGATGGCGCTGAAGGAAACATTCGTGATCACGATGTTTGCCTGGGTGGTGGCCTTTTTGACTCTGGGGTGGAATCAATTGCGCACGATGTTTTCCCCGGAAACAATTCGCTTGGCGTGGAGTGGTCGTCTGACTGTTTTGACGGTGTTGCTGCTTTTGATCTTCCTGCAGTTGTTCACGGGCTTTTATCAGAATCTTTCAGGCATCATCGATTTCTTTAAAGCGGTACTGCCATGGTTGAAAACCGGGGTGCATGGTCATGGTCACGAAAAAAGCGTGTGGTACTGGCTGCAGGTCCTTTACACGGCTGAGCCATTGGTGCTTTTGGGCGGCTTGCTGGCGGTCGTGGGTATCTTCTCCAAACGCAGGGAACTGCGTGCTGTCAGTGTGTTTTCATTGGTGCAGCTTTTGGTGTATTCCCTGATCCCGTACAAGACGGTGTGGTGTGTGCTTTCGCTGGTGTGGGGTTTTTACTTTGTTCTGGCGATGTCGCTGGTCAATGCCTTTGAATCCCGCTTTGTGGGCCGCCATGTGCTGGCGGGTGTGGCAGTGTTG encodes:
- a CDS encoding glycosyltransferase family protein gives rise to the protein MESSVSTPHCSLIVYLEQPEMLPAYLRDLRGFFAKFPLNYEVIVVAEKGCVVPPTEGPVRILQNSKKLGRAASLWLGLKNSQAPFSAITSVDMNTPLGDYFKLLQNLMTEEGYEICWGDRYKKKDSPFLKGPHPRQQMEDSFNRILRDKFPRCPHDPLSEILLFKKAAIEKLAADHPGKFTGWYLGPQLLGGLRRQQLRVLEIPVFESGQTLPGFSLWRQRWNLFIECAFKTS
- a CDS encoding flippase activity-associated protein Agl23, coding for MKSLKVTNFSHAAFWAGLFLLALISRFALLTNKPIHFDESINGWFVMQMSKLGYYKYDPNNYHGPMYFYMLQGFESLWGRSLETLRAVPAVFSVLSVVVLAWGALRPKAVNMVMAVLVLLSPAFVFFGRSGIHEMPFVFFQLVAGMGILRWIGRQDEKALGLFLIGLWGMMALKETFVITMFAWVVAFLTLGWNQLRTMFSPETIRLAWSGRLTVLTVLLLLIFLQLFTGFYQNLSGIIDFFKAVLPWLKTGVHGHGHEKSVWYWLQVLYTAEPLVLLGGLLAVVGIFSKRRELRAVSVFSLVQLLVYSLIPYKTVWCVLSLVWGFYFVLAMSLVNAFESRFVGRHVLAGVAVLLAAVGLRSAWISVYQRPIDLTHPYVYVNSTYELVQVSDLITKNILEKPSLAQQRMQVGMKEQWPWPWLLRYANNLSYELCSKRVQENAAVYFCDYGVADPLELLLNEPYWKLEVVFRQSREPSLIYLRKADFDMSDYKGRLQSVGPELEESP